In Diorhabda sublineata isolate icDioSubl1.1 chromosome 4, icDioSubl1.1, whole genome shotgun sequence, a single window of DNA contains:
- the LOC130443058 gene encoding zinc finger protein 346-like: MSQSNDNQWEKNFKIPKRKLDEATSSDNASFTYNSGNSLAENSYYEYYNQYAQAQWQQSTAYPQQYYASQSGSTNSVEPITQNIYKTLSSIKEKPKNYKRDIFRDTVPDINDSTLPKELTSQFQPLFCKLCTAQLSSNVMAKLHYKSKNHEKKVRKFLIEHAEKTGTPLHKRAKLTAIPKDDEETDPRWFHCDVCDLPLTGKMHAESHYMGKNHHKVIMGYKMPAGRGYYNAEGKWVRSGPSKKLELKDGEDTFGQDFRKDKIEIGVAAMPVSVAQSQTQSKFHCSICNVGTTCQEQLDIHFHGQKHKKKLRQLGIYDDSAGPQSTQRESAPDQVVTDMNLSVYRTPSGDYYCPSCNLTLSSGIQFRLHIKGKQHIKKSSMKPS, from the exons ATGTCACAATCGAATG ATAATCAGTGggagaaaaatttcaaaataccaaaaagaaaattagaCGAAGCGACTAGTTCTGATAATGCCAGTTTTACTTATAATTCAGGCAATTCCTTGGCTGAAAATTCTTATTACGAATATTATAACCAGTATGCGCAAGCACAATGGCAACAGTCTACTGCTTATCCTCAACAGTATTATGCCTCACAAAGTGGTTCTACCAATTCAGTAGAACCTATAACtcagaatatttataaaactctAAGCAGTATCAaagagaaacccaaaaattataaaagagatatat TTCGAGATACTGTTCCAGATATTAATGATTCAACTCTCCCAAAAGAATTGACATCTCAGTTTCAGCCCTTATTTTGTAAACTCTGTACAGCTCAGTTAAGCAGTAATGTTATGGCTAAACTTCATTATAAATctaaaaatcatgaaaaaaag GTCAGAAAGTTCCTAATTGAGCATGCAGAAAAGACTGGAACTCCTTTACATAAAAGAGCGAAGTTGACAGCTATCCCAAAAGATGATGAAGAGACAGATCCCAGATGGTTTCATTGTGATGTTTGTGACCTACCATTAACAGGAAAAATGCATGCTGAGTCACATTACATGGGTAAAAATCATCATAA AGTTATTATGGGATACAAAATGCCCGCTGGTAGAGGTTATTATAATGCTGAAGGAAAATGGGTTAGATCAGG CCCGTCAAAGAAATTAGAACTAAAAGACGGCGAGGATACTTTTGGACAAGATTTTAGgaaagataaaattgaaattggaGTAGCTGCCATGCCCGTTTCTGTAGCACAGAGCCAGACTCAAAGTAAATTTCACTGTTCAATTTGTAATGTAGGTACCACATGTCAGGAACAATTAGACATACACTTTCATGGACAAAAACATAAGAAGAAATTACGACAATTAGGAATATATGACGATTCTGCGGGGCCTCAGAGCACACAAAGAGAGA GTGCACCTGATCAAGTGGTTACAGATATGAATCTATCAGTTTATCGTACTCCATCTGGTGATTACTACTGTCCATCTTGCAACCTGACTCTTAGTTCTGGAATTCAGTTTAGGTTGCATATTAAAGGCAAGCAACATATTAAAAAGAGTTCTATGAAGCCTTCATAG